One Brassica napus cultivar Da-Ae chromosome A5, Da-Ae, whole genome shotgun sequence DNA window includes the following coding sequences:
- the LOC106410280 gene encoding pentatricopeptide repeat-containing protein At3g14580, mitochondrial-like, whose product MILRRFVLSATSNSNLTRTQPLSVSATRLLSSSPDRYTPSGYDTKLARLTHKDWLAPNEVLKIFETVKDPTFLIPAYRHYSKRKDYQPTEPLYALLINKLGHAKMFDEIERLVKSLTVEAKRCRFSEEFFYSLMKVYGNSAGRINKAIEILFSMPEFGCWPSVKSFNFILNLLVKAKLFDEIHEIFVSAPKLGVEIDGCCLNILIKGLCESGNLEAALQVLDEFPKLKSRPNVMTFSPLIRGFCNKGEFEGAFGLLERMEKEGIEPDAITFNILISGLRRKGRVEEGVEVMERMKVRGCQPNSGTYQAVLYGLLDKKRNLEAGEMMRKMVSWGMRPSFLSYKKMVLGLCETKDVVDLDWVLRQMVSHGFVPKTGMWWKVVGCVVVKNKDSQRVLDRIIDRQGTSG is encoded by the coding sequence atgatTCTCCGGAGATTTGTTCTGTCTGCAACATCGAACTCAAATCTCACAAGAACCCAACCGCTCTCTGTTTCCGCTACACGCCTCCTCTCATCTTCTCCCGATAGATATACTCCCTCGGGTTACGACACCAAACTCGCCAGGCTAACCCACAAGGACTGGTTAGCCCCCAACGAGGTTCTAAAAATCTTCGAAACCGTCAAAGACCCAACCTTCCTCATCCCCGCCTACCGACACTACTCCAAACGCAAAGACTACCAACCCACAGAGCCTCTCTACGCCCTCCTCATCAACAAGCTCGGACACGCCAAGATGTTCGACGAAATCGAACGCCTCGTCAAATCCCTAACCGTCGAGGCAAAACGGTGCCGTTTCTCCGAAGAGTTCTTCTACAGCCTCATGAAGGTTTACGGGAACTCGGCGGGGAGAATCAATAAAGCGATCGAGATCCTCTTCTCCATGCCCGAGTTCGGGTGCTGGCCGAGCGTTAAAAGCTTCAATTTTATACTGAACCTCCTCGTGAAGGCGAAGCTGTTCGACGAGATTCATGAGATCTTCGTGAGCGCTCCGAAGCTCGGCGTTGAGATCGATGGTTGTTGTTTGAATATACTCATCAAGGGGCTGTGCGAGAGTGGGAATCTTGAAGCTGCACTCCAAGTGCTCGACGAATTTCCTAAACTAAAATCACGTCCTAATGTGATGACGTTTTCTCCTTTAATCCGTGGGTTTTGTAATAAAGGCGAGTTTGAGGGAGCGTTTGGGTTGTTGGAGAGGATGGAGAAGGAAGGGATCGAGCCGGATGCGATCACGTTTAATATTCTGATCTCGGGGTTGAGGAGGAAAGGTAGGGTTGAAGAAGGGGTTGAGGTTATGGAGAGGATGAAGGTGAGAGGGTGTCAGCCGAATAGTGGGACTTATCAGGCGGTGTTGTATGGTTTGTTGGATAAGAAGAGGAACTTGGAAGCTGGAGAGATGATGAGGAAGATGGTTTCTTGGGGGATGAGGCCTAGTTTCTTGTCGTACAAGAAGATGGTTCTGGGGCTTTGTGAGACGAAGGATGTTGTGGATTTGGATTGGGTTTTGAGGCAGATGGTGAGTCATGGTTTTGTTCCGAAAACGGGGATGTGGTGGAAAGTTGTGGGTTGTGTGGTTGTGAAGAATAAGGACTCTCAAAGAGTTTTGGATCGCATTATTGATCGCCAGGGAACAAGTGGATAA